The genomic DNA CGTCGACCGGAAGCTCGTGGACGAGTCCGGTGAGGCATGGGCAGGGGCGCTGGAGGATCTGAAATGAAGCCGGAGGGAAACGGCGTGAGGATGGATAGATTCCGCATTCCGGGTTCGACAAAAACGGCGCCTTTGGGCGTCCTGTCGCCATGCGTTACTGGTTGATCAAATCCGAGCCCGATGTCTTCGGCATCGATCATCTTGCCAAGGCGAAGCGCGAGCCGTGGAGCGGCGTGCGGAATTACCAGGCGCGGAATTCGATGCGGGACGACATGCGGCCCGGCGACCTCGCGATCTTCTATCACTCCAGCACCACGCCGCCCGGTGCGGTGGGGATCGCGAAGGTGGCCGGCGAGGCTTATCCCGATCCCACGCAGTTCGATGCGAAGTCGGAGTACTACGACCCGAAGTCGACCAAGGAGAACCCGCGCTGGATGCTCGTCGATTTCGAGTTCGTGGCGAAGTTTCCGAATGAGGTGACGCTGCAGCAGATGAAGGAGGATCCATCGCTGGAAGGTATGGTGGTGCTACAGAAGGGCACGCGGCTTTCGATCACGCCGGTGGAGGCGAAACACTTCAAGCGGGTGTGCAAGCTGGGCGGGTGGAAGGAGTGAGGAGCGCATCGTGATCGGCGATCACCAGCGGGTAGCCACTTCCCGTCGATCCGGAGAAAGTAGGTAGCTATCCCGCGACTGCTGGAGCCGGTTTGGCTTGGGACTTATTTTTTGGGTGGGCGATGCTCGTCCTTAAAAGGTAGGCGGACGGAAGCGGGAAAAGAGATGGTCATGCGAGGCGGCGATTGATAGAGGCTAGGAGGATGAGATACGGGATGCTGTTTTCGATTTTCCTGGGCGTGGGGGCGATTGCACAGGAGCTGCCGGATGAGGTGCGGTTGGTGACGGAGGCGCATGAGAAGGAGGTGCGCCGGCTGAAACTGGCCTATCTACAGGACCTGGATGCGCTGGCGGAGCGCTATCGGAAAGCGGATGAACCGGAGAAGGCGAAGGCAGTGGCCGAATTGATCGCGAGGACGGAGAAGGAGTTGCAGGAGAAGGAGAAGGAGAAGGAGAAGGCGTTGCCGAGGAAGGAGAGTGAAGTGGATCTGAAGCTGCTGGTCGGGACGTGGCGGCGAAATACGGACGGAAAGGTCTGGAAGATCGAGAGTGAGAAGGGCGGGGTC from Luteolibacter sp. Y139 includes the following:
- a CDS encoding EVE domain-containing protein; the protein is MRYWLIKSEPDVFGIDHLAKAKREPWSGVRNYQARNSMRDDMRPGDLAIFYHSSTTPPGAVGIAKVAGEAYPDPTQFDAKSEYYDPKSTKENPRWMLVDFEFVAKFPNEVTLQQMKEDPSLEGMVVLQKGTRLSITPVEAKHFKRVCKLGGWKE